Genomic window (Polyodon spathula isolate WHYD16114869_AA unplaced genomic scaffold, ASM1765450v1 scaffolds_804, whole genome shotgun sequence):
CAACCACAATACTCCCTCAATCAcaccattgtaatgtatcaatctgtgtGCACCACTGTCTAAACAATGGTTTAGACTGTGAAAACGAACACCAACgctattactactaataatatgtaGTACCCTGATTTAGGTAAAACCCTAAACCATTACCTTTTTTTAGGGAGACAAGGAGGCAGAACTGGGGCTCCCTTTCTCCCCTCTCTGTGACCGCAAGACCACGTTGGTAGCCCAGTCCCAGATAGGTAAGTGAACTGAGTGCAGGGTTCGAATACGTAAAGAAAAAGGAGGACATCACCTTTGAGAGTACAGAAATCAAGTACATCACGAAAACACAATCACCTTTTTCACTGTTCCAAGAAACAGACGTTAACAGTTATGCCAACagaaaaacagtaataacaacaGAATAAATAAGATGTGTGTTAGAACGTTGTTGTTGttcaaatcagaaaaataaattaaacatgaatttacTTTACACCTGGATAGATGACAAATATCTaatcatttttctaaaataaatggcGTTTCATCCAGTGGTTCCCAATCCTGGTACTGGggagccctgtgtctgccggtTTACATTCCAACTgacctctcaattacttaatcaaacctttaatttaactcataatgtgcttaattaaacctttttaattgttctcagctcctaaaaagtagccgatttcaagttacttataaaatggtatacttaacttgaaatctccaactgtttaaaagctgaaagcaattaaaaaggtctaattaagctaatgaacaGTTGAATTAAGGATTCAATTAGGTAAccgagagctcagctggaatgaaaaccaacagacacaggggtccctcAAGACCAGGCCTGGGAAACCCTGCTTTAGGCAGTGTCTACCCATTTCCCGTGACAGCGGCGTTACTGCCTTTGTTTGGCTCGTTTTATCGTTACCTTTGTGTGCTGCACTAGGGTTCATTGATTTCATCGTGGAGCCCACCTTCTCTCTGCTGACGGACATGGCTGAGAAGATCGTGATCCCGCTGGTTCAGGAAAACCCATCACCGCCTGACTCCTGCAAAAGGCTCAGGTAAGCCCTGCCTTGCTACTGGCGACTGTGGTAATTTTTACAagtatttttctttgtaaaactAAAAGTGCaggattttttaaatctaaattaaaaggTGGCATACATATCTTCAGCTGTATGGAAAAagcacatatatgtgtgtgtgtgtgtgtgtgtaccggtATCTTACGTACCATTTCAATAGCACTGTACCAGTAGCTGTCTAAGCATGAAAACACTCAGTTTAAACTATTAAAAGCAAATTTTGTGTGCGCAGCTTCTTGTGGAGAGAGAGTTCTCGGGGTCTGGAGTGGAATCAAGCCCACATCACAGCCGAGCTGCGCAATTTCCGCTCCACCTGGACCCGGTACACGCAGCAGAACAAACTGAAGTGGAAGGAGCGCGCTGCCAACAGTACGTCATCACACCACTTGTGATCAGAAACTTCAATGAACTTACTCATTCATTTCACAGAACGAGCTGTAATATGTCAAACGTCCAACAGGTGGCATAAGTGCACAAGTGCAAATAGCGATAAGGATCATGCACGTGCCTTTTACTGTTTTCTAAACAGAACAGTTTTtgatggtattattattattattattattattattattattattattagagggAAAATGTGGTGAATCTGGAATTGGAGGTTACTACCTTTGTAACAACCCTCCTTGTATGTCCCTCTCCCCACTCCCTACCACCCCACAGAATCTGCAGACCAGAGCTCCATCGAGGAGCTGTCTTTGGGTGAAGAGGAATACTcagaggaggatgcagtgcagctCTGTCACAAGGACTAGTGTCCTGGTCCGGGCAGCCCGGTGCCTGGTGTGGGTGTCATGGCAAATTCTGCCACCCTGCCCACAGGCGCCAATCTCTACTGTAAGGTGGTGGGGACAAAACATGTGGCAATATAGGACAAATTCTTAAAAACACAGATGGCGAGTATTGAAACGGCGATAGCGATATGAAATGttttcaatgtgtattttaaCTATAAACTATTCTGCTTCAGAAACGCTATGTTTAATCGCATTGTTACTTGACAAATCATGGTAATTATTTAGAAAGGAGTAAGGTCACTCACCCTAATATTTTCCAAATAGGTTTTTCCTCATGCCTGATCTGAAACAGAATTCCTTTTCCAGTTCAGGCAGTACTGATGTCATCCCGAATGTCTTGGTGTGTGGGACAAACTGCCATGGAGTTGTCTGCTTTGTGTCATAATGCTGTGCAGGCAGGACTTCAGCCGTCACAGGCTGCTAAAACTGCCTTCTGCTTGGGCCGAAGTTGCTGGTGAAACAAGCAGCAAGCGTAAAAGTTGTTCAACTTGTGGGAGAAGTCTTGTAGACATCTGTTAAGATTTTACAGCTGCTCTAAAACTGGCACAGCCATGTGCAATCCCAACAGTTCTGTTCACATTAGACATCTTACAAGTAAGCTGTTGGCAGGAGCTGTTTCTGACCTCATCCGCTCAACTAGACTGTACCTCTGGGTATTTTGTTAAAACAGACTTAACAGCTGCAAAACGCGTTAGCCATCTCGCTGGACACagctgacttaagtctaagactGGTCATAAGTGGTCAATTTGGACTTCAGTCTTATTCATGAACGAGTCTAAATGGTCTTAAATTGTTAActctaaaaacatacaaaaaagttCACAGTACAAGactgtacaattaaaaagaaaagctaccAAATTGTTTTACACTGGAAAATTAGAGAGATGTGAAATAATTCAACATATCGCTTTATTTATAGATATTAAAACATAATGAAGATGTGTTATAAATAGAACATATTAAATcctattttacaatgtattactttggcattattgtatatatttaaagtactttttttttcctgatacgTTTATATTTCATACCTTCTAATCCCAGAGAAGGAGGCAAACCGACAAACCGACAAACCGACAAACCTTCCCTCGCGCGGCAGGAGCGGTTTGAGCGGGAAGGAGTGAAGGCAGGTCGCGCGAGGACAGAAACGCGCTCTTAGTTACTCGGATAACGGCTTTGCGAAGGAAGGTCCCAACAATagactgttttttgtgttttttgtgtttttttttttttttgttttttggtcttttatttgcttaaaaacaatgaaaataaaatacgtATCCTAACCAATCGTTTTGATAATAAATCGAAATATAAAATTACCTTGACAAAACGGTAACACACCAGCACGCATGAGCTCGttatattatattgaaaaaaacaaaaaaaaacaaaaaaacaaatcctacCTCACTAATTTCTGTCCATTTTTCACTGATACCATCTAGTTATTCcactctatatatttttttccagatggCTTCCTGAAATAAAACATCGAATATCCATTTCTAAAATCAAAACCGTTACTAAGCGCAACGGCATCGACTGAAGCAACGGGCGAGTTCACTGTGCGAAACAAAGGGAGGGACCTGGTGCATTCCAGTCCCAAGAAAACAAGTtacctgcatttttaaaaaatattctgaatCATAAAACCCTTTAAAAATATGGTGAAGCCTTAATTTATTTggtaatgttattattattataattatggcCAGCAAAAGTCACAGAGGCACTTGACCATGCACATCACCACCGTGTGGCGTCGCTGTAGTCTGCGATGATAGCAACAGattttgaaaagcacagaggaatgaaatgcattttattttgcggcAAAGCAACGTGTGAAAGATCCTGAATAAacaattattagtatgattttaaccgaggccGCGCCTCGAGTGCCTCGTAGCCTGGAAGCAGCTCCCCAGtattgaagccgacaccctgggatccttcaagaagcggagtgatgagattctgggatcaataagctattaataaCAACCAAGTTCATCAGACCCCACAACAAACACCTCCGGTGTtaggtcatttttattaaatttttcaaGAAAATATGcgtaaaataaatcacaaatatcttacatttaaaattattctACATTACAAACATGTTTCAACCCGAAATAGCTTTCATACAGTTACTTAGGAGCAATGCTCTGTgttttagttgtgtgtgtgtgtgtgtgtgtgtgtgtgtgtgtgtgtgtgtgtgt
Coding sequences:
- the LOC121308908 gene encoding calcium/calmodulin-dependent 3',5'-cyclic nucleotide phosphodiesterase 1B-like codes for the protein MAEKIVIPLVQENPSPPDSCKRLSFLWRESSRGLEWNQAHITAELRNFRSTWTRYTQQNKLKWKERAANKSADQSSIEELSLGEEEYSEEDAVQLCHKD